From the genome of Scleropages formosus chromosome 22, fSclFor1.1, whole genome shotgun sequence:
tatataataaaaacagttttctgcttttatgtattttagttctttttcatttacatttattcatctagcagatgcttttgttcttttgttattCTGGTTATTTCTAGCCACTCATATGGTCTTTTGTTCTTTGATGTAGTTTTTAAACATGAAGTAACATGGTTTGGGGTTTGTTCTTTGTTCTCCCTGCAGTGGTCTTCCCTATTACTGGAATGTGGAAAGTGACCTGGTGTGCTGGCTCTCTCCAAATGATCCCAGTGCTGTTATTACCAAGGCAGCCAAGAGACTAAGAGGTATCATTCTAGATACTAGTTTAGGGTGTACAGAAGTCATCACCAAAATTGAAGACCCTGAAGGAATTTAATTGAAGGAATAGTtgtgtttttggactgtagTATCAGTGTTTGATAAGTATCacaaaatggcatttttaacaTTCACTCCTGCTTTTGTCCATGATGCCAGCAATACTTTCAAACCAGAATTAGCTCCAAGTCCGTTGCAACATAATTAGTAAACCCATGTAGTGTTTATAATAGTAGTTCTGAATCCTAGTCCTCATGACTAGCTGTGTGTGCCGGTTTTATATTTGAacttattttgcatatttgattAAGATCTTAAATAAATTGGATGCTTGAAAGCACATTAAACCAAATGTTACTCCAGTACTCGCTGTAATTATCTGTTGTTTCAGAAGGAATCTGTTGAGGATTTGTgctaataaaattaatgttccTTTTTATGGCAGTCAGTTGCTGTTAATGTTGTTcttgaataatttaaatttgtcaAACATAAGAATAATGGAAGATGAAGTAAATGTTGATTAACTGAAATCTTatgatttttgcattttacaaggCAGAGATAAAAATATTGAACACAATTACACCTATTCCTGAAATCGCTCAGTTTACAGTTGTTTTAATTGCGTTATATATCGAATGCACTACTGCATCAAGGTTAATGAAAGCAGGTTTGTTTCTAACACAAATACCATGTTCTATGGCTTGCAGCATTTGACCATTCAGGATTACAGTTTGGTTATGTGCTTTCTTGGTCTAGAGTTGGTGACTGCAATGTTTTCGGCACAATTGAAACACAGTTAGCCACAGTCAAATTGGCTATTTGATGGCTTTTTCGAGAGGTAGTGGTTTACCAAAAATATAGTAACCATTTCTTTCACTGTGGGATTCTAACCAAAAGcactttttctgctttcctgTTCTTATTCCTTGCAGCAGAGATGGGAGAGGAATGGGGGGAGAGGCAGTTTGAGAAGCCGGAAagagagcgagacagagagGAGATCAGGGAGAAGCGACTACAGCGCAGAGAAGAGAGTGCCCCCTACACCAAGAATAAGCGAGGTAAGTACTGTGATGATGTTAGAGTTATGGCAGATCCAGAGCAGTTTTTAGTTGCCTTTCTGTTAGCAACTGAATTACACCTGCAGTACCAGTTgtacagtactgcttgaaagtatctGAACCCTAGAggaatggtcattattcttgtaaaaatttaaaataaacttataaaatctaaacattttaaacttcttaaatttatttttacacctgcactactttcgtgtttctgctacacacgatttcctctaaagcaacatatggaatttgtTGGTATGGTTGATTGATGCCTtatattaaactttttaatgAATTGCAGCGTTAAGCAGCACACTTGGCTCTCAGGGATTGGGGTTTGCCATCTTTGATCCAGGCAGGTGTAGCCTACCAGTGAAAGATTTTTGGCCACAGTTGCAAAATGTGAAGTCAACCTGTTCATAGTATAACTCATCCTGTATCTTAGTATATACACAGTAGTTAATgatcattctttttttctctctctaccTCTTGTTACCAGGGAGAGAGCGAAAGGATGAGGAGATGGACCCAATGGATCCAAGTGCTTACTCAGATGCTCCCAGGTAACCATTTCCATCCCACTGTTCCATTTTTCACTTTGTAATACGTAACATGTGACTAGAAACATCAAAAGCTGGATATTAGGAGACTTAATAATGGGGAACAAGTAcaccctttttttcccccacaaagtGGGTTTACTTGTCACTACAATAACACTGTTGTCCAGTTAAGCAGTCATTTTACTTTCACAGCAGGTAGTTTATTCACTGCCTTTGTCTTTTACTCTGTAAAGTATGTGAACAGTAAAACCAAATACACATATACCTTCTATTGCATATCACATTAACAGCCTCAACTGATCACAACCTTTGATTAACATAGATATAACTCATGGCTGAACTGATTCAGTACtattataaattcatttaactcTTTCCTCTAAAGGGACttggtgttaagctacttagaacaatttatccatttatacttttactgtagcaattcgaGGTAactactttgatcaagggtgttgcagcaggagtgggatttcaacctgggtACTTGGAGTCCATAGAGAAATAAATTGTAAACTTGGAATCAAATGAGGATTGTCTAATGTCAGTCATTCATTAATAATGCTGTACAGCACTTATGACAGAGTATGAATGGTTTTTGGAGTAAAAACATAGGCAGTGAACTTCATTTCGTATTGCCATAAAAATCTTTCATTCAGGGTAGGCTgtggacctctgtgacccttCATTTCACAAGCTGTTATTACTGATGAGTGAACAGTTGATGATACAAAACCAAAGGAGTAGCGACAAATAAttcttacaaatattaaaaaatatagtgGTGGTGTCGTTATACAAAAACcttaatttgtgtattttaatttttggtgaCTTCCTTTCTGCAGAACaggttattttctttaaaaagtgaatttcCCATATGgtgatttcactgaaaaaaattaaccctATTAAGTGTGGATTGTGCACAGAGTTTGGAGACAGTGGCATGCAGTAACAACATAGGTGACTTCCAGATATGTTGTTTCGTGTTTGAGCACTTCACTCCCTGGCCATGTCTTTCAGGGGAACATGGTCAACTGGGCTGCCCAAGAGGAATGAGGCCAAAACAGGTGCCGacaccacagcagcaggacccCTTTTCCAGCAGCGGCCGTACCCCAGCCCTGGGGCTGTACTGAGGGCAAATGCGGAGCTTACCAAAATGAAGGAGTGAAGAGACCGCGTTTATGGTATCTACACCTGACACTGAAATGTCCCTGGACTGACACACATCCTAGTTTCAGGGAggccgggaaaaaaaaaaaaacagcaaaactgaacTTTTGTATGACAGCTTCAATACCTTTGCCATATTTTATGTTAACAGGATAGCAATGGTAAATGTCTGGAGAAAAGCCAATCTGATGTAGATTTCTTTAATTTACCTAAATATCCCAGAGTAAATGAACCTTAGATTAAAAACAGACCTTTGGGGTGATGCATGTTCATTGGTGGTTCATTCTGAGGTTTGGGTGTCAGACCTACTGATGAAACCATACAATGTTGATTTATTCTTGGAAGAGTCTGATaccgtgtgtgtttttaatgctaACTTATACATACACCACAAACAAGCCTATTCAAGTAGGAATTGGCACTTGGGggcaaaaatgtcatttcagtatgaccatttttaaattgatCTTGTTTACCAGTGGTTCTGTTTGCTTTAAACTAGCTGAACTTTGTCATTCCgcagtgttttattaaaatgaagatGTTGAAACTGACCAAGAGCACAACATCTAACTTTGCTTCAAGAATCAATATCGATTTTCCAGTACCAGGTTGCTGATGAttgaggggggggaaaaagacaaACACCTTGCAGTTCAAAATATTAGAACTTTTTTCCTGTAATCCTTGCAGAAAGGAGCACTCAGTTCTACAATTGCATAGTAAATGAGTTTTGATCTTGATCAGTTTTATTGCAAAAAGATACAATCCCTGTTGTAGGGGATATTACCACATGGACAAACATACAAAATGGAcaattacaatttaaaatttaaaaaaaaaaaaaaagcatcttaGTATCCCATTTCTTGCATTACCAATCCAGTGTGTAATTCCGGTATGGGACAATCTaagaccaattttttttttcctgaaagacattttgaaaatatttttaggaGGCTTGCTTCTTCTGAGTTTGTACGATCAAGGAAACTAAATATCACTAACCCACTCAAACTTGCAAATATGCTCTACAACTTCTCAAGCTCACCTTGAGAGGCAAGTCACACTGGGATACCACAGCTCAGGGTCAAACTTTGACAAAAGTGCTCTTACCACTTCCTACTACTACAACAGTAATCCCTTTTATTTTGCACTGGGAAAATAGAAACTGATAGGTTCATTTCTTAATTTGCCACTCTGTATGGCCCcattggggggaggggaggacaACTATATATGGTTGGCACAGAGGGTACATGTGCCCATATTTGGGCCTATTTAAAGGGCCTAAAACAGAGGACAGTGGCACCATCCAGAGTGCCAGCTGGGAGAGAGGAAGAAtgaaactgcagtgtcttcacaACAGTCATCTGTCCCATCTCACAAGAATGAACCAGCAGGTGGTCACGTGTAGGTCCCGCCCACATAATGGCAGATTGAGTCATAATCCAAGGTGAAGACCTTATCCTCATGTCTGTCCAGCTGCACCATGGCTCGGCACCTCTGCTTGTCCCGTTGTAAGATCCGCCCAAGCTACCAGGACAGAGGCAATAAAGGACAATTTCCTTGCAAGTAGTAACAACAAATAGCATGGTGCTTACATACCCTGACTAGCAAGCACAAGGCTGCCTTAAGAAAGGTACTAGCCAGAATTTAAAGTTGTATAAACAAAACAAGGTTATGGAAGCTGCTGCATAACGTTGtattaattaatacaatttgaaaataaaagattCTGGGGATTGTACTGACCTGACCTCGGTGTTCACCCAGCACTACCATGATTAGGTCATTCTCACTTTTGG
Proteins encoded in this window:
- the pqbp1 gene encoding polyglutamine-binding protein 1 isoform X2; amino-acid sequence: MPLPPALLARLAKRGILKHSEQEAEEEIIAEDYDDNNVDYEATRSENLPPNWYKVFDPVCGLPYYWNVESDLVCWLSPNDPSAVITKAAKRLREMGEEWGERQFEKPERERDREEIREKRLQRREESAPYTKNKRGRERKDEEMDPMDPSAYSDAPRGTWSTGLPKRNEAKTGADTTAAGPLFQQRPYPSPGAVLRANAELTKMKE
- the pqbp1 gene encoding polyglutamine-binding protein 1 isoform X1, encoding MPLPPALLARLAKRGILKHSEQEAEEEIIAEDYDDNNVDYEATRSENLPPNWYKVFDPVCGLPYYWNVESDLVCWLSPNDPSAVITKAAKRLRAEMGEEWGERQFEKPERERDREEIREKRLQRREESAPYTKNKRGRERKDEEMDPMDPSAYSDAPRGTWSTGLPKRNEAKTGADTTAAGPLFQQRPYPSPGAVLRANAELTKMKE